TCCACATATTCCAAAAGACGTCTTTCTTACGACTGCATCTTTCGACGCGGTCTGGCTTTGGATTAGCGCCCTCAGTGGTTGAAATAGTGCAGACTCCGTCTTTTTCTATCTAAAGGGCAGCCGCCGACCCGCTCACTGCCGGTTTGGTGCGAGCTACTATTTTCGGAACTGTTATTCCATATCCAAGGGCAAGTTATCGTATTTGCTTTTGTCTAGAGGACAAGCCCTCTGGTCCCACCACTCTGTTCCTGTTCATTATCAGGAACCGAAAGGGATGTTTGCCCCCTGCACCGCATTTTGACTGCCTCCCGGTGAGGTGCTCAAAAAAGGATGAGGCGGCTTTGACGGAGGGCAGAGGTATTATTTTGGCACAGTTTTTTAGGTTATCGAGTGATTCAGTGTCTCCGGAGAGTTCTGGTGGCGCACTGCGAGTTTTCCGGGTGGTAATCAGGTGAACCGGATCCATTTTCTCGCAAATCATGTTCTTCGTGTGAACGGTGGGTTTGTCCTACCAGCTGGTATCTTTTGGCTGTACGCGTCATCATCACTTGTTCTTTAACGACACGTGGAGCTTACAGTCCCCTTGGCAAATTCATGGGCTCTGAAACTTGCCTATTTCATGCCGTTCCACAAAACTTAGACAGCAGTGCAAGCCCCGGTATTCCGCCTCAGGAGTCGACGTAACAAAATGACAGGTACTGGTGGCGGGGAAGAACGGCCGTCTCCTAAATTCATGGGAAAGATCCCCATGAAATGGGTTGCACTGTTCCTTTTAGTTCTCCAAACGGTCGCCGCCGTTCTCATACTACGAGTATCGCGCCTTCCAACTGAATCGAATGGGACAAGGAGTCCCCAATACCTGAATACGACAGCCGTTACAATGGCCGAGCTTATAAAATTGGTTTCTGGAGTCTTTCTCGTTTGGTGGGAGCACCGCTGGAGTATCACGGGCACAGCGAGCACACTGAACGCGGCCATTTGTCACTCACCCGTCGCCATGCTGCAGGTCGGCGTACCAGCTGTGTTGTACACCATACAGAACAACCTCATTTTCGTGGCGCTCTCCAACCTGTCCGGGGCTGTCTATCAGGTGACCTACCAGTTGAAGATTCTGACCACAGCCGTGCTCTCTGTGTTCATTCTTCACAAGCGTCTCCCATTGGTAAAATGGGCAGCTCTCTTCATCCTGACGGGAGGAGTAGCGCTCATTTCGCTCCCTTCAGGTGGTTCCTCTTCAGCTTCAGGCCTGGCAGGTGCTGGCAATCCGGTTGTCGGCCTAATCGCCGTGTTCTCCGCCTGTCTCACCAGCGGGTTTGCCGGAGTGTACTTTGAAAAGATCCTCAAGCAAAGCCGTGTGAGCATCTGGGTTCGAAATATCCAGCTTGCCTTGTACGGAACAGCCTTGGCTGTCCTAGGTGCCTACTGGCATGACGGAGATCGGATTCGCAACGGCGGGTTCTTCCAGGGATACACTGGTTTTGCATGGGGTGCCGTCCTCCTCCAAGCCCTGGGTGGCCTCATCGTTGCTGCTGTTCTGAAGTATGCAGACAACATTCTCAAGTGCTTCGGCAACTCGCTCTCGATTGTTCTCGCTTGTCTCCTTTCTTGGTGGCTTATCGGTGACTTTGTGCcatctttcctcttctccacGGGGACAGCCCTCGTGCTGATTGCAACACTCCTCTATAGTGCGGAGCCAGCAGTGCTGGCAGGGATATGGCCGCGTTTGGAAATTAATCCTAGGAGTCCCGGCGCAAAAGTGGGGGAAGCTCGGTTCACACATATCCCTACCACCGATAAGGACGAGGCCACTGAACTGTCCCCTAGAACGGCCACTCCCGGAAGTATCTGCGGTGAGCCGCGCCACAGCAAACGGTGTTGAGACCGTGCCACAGCAACCCAGGGTCATTCGTCATGTGTTCAGTACCGGAGGGATAAGGGAAGAGGCGCAAAGAAGGGCGGAGATGTGTAATGTTCGTGCTATCCGTGAGTGTACCCTGCGAATTCGTGTCCCACATGTCATGTGAGAAAAAGCTCCCGCTCTTCGTGATCATACTGTTTCCTGCTTCGTATGACCCCTCTCAAACAGGCGCAGCACAGGCGTAGTAACGCAGCGGGAAACGTACCATCGTGGAGGGACCAGGTTGGTGGCTTCCACCAAAACAGCGGTCTCAGATCATCGCCCTATTGCTGGAGTACCATCACTCTGGACCAACTAGTGGAAAGGCTAACTACGGACCCCATCCAATCTACTCTAAGGTACAGGAGATTTGATTCCCCTGGCAGTTCTTTAAATGTAGAGAAGCCGAGCAGTTCCcggtccccccctccccccctaACAGTCCTGCGTGCGGATGTTCTGAAGTATCAAGTCTCTTTCTATTCGTTGGCGAGTCTTGTGGGAACGGAACAGCTTCCAGGAAGCGCATGCGAAACGTAAGTCTGTTTAACTGGGAGCCTGGCATAGGGCCCAATGCTCGTAAATGAGGGGGCGATGTGTCGGGTGCCTCTCTTTttagaagaaaaaaaaaaacttcAAGCCCTAGAAGCAGTACTCTGTCTGAAGGTATTACGCATGCGTGATACGGAAGTGCTATTTGAAGAAGTAAAACCAGTACGTATACAGACGGAAAACGCAGACAAGCAACAACAGAAAGCCAACCGACGTTTCTCATCCCTGGCGGCATAGGCGGCCAGTGACATGCACTTAGCTAGTAAGCTGTCGCAGATGTACATGGTGACCGTTGCTAGAAGTCAGGTACAACGGGCACTACACCGTCGGGCTCAAGAAAGACTGAAATCAGGAGATATGGTGTAGGCAGCCACAGGAGTTGTACCAACAAAAAGGTTGAGGGAGGCGCTGCATTACGAATGGCTTCCAAGCCATCATAGATCTGTCCTCAGAAAAGTCTCTCCAAGCGTTGAAGCTGAGAGTGAAGGGAGGCCTCAGTGGCCTCAAAAATCAGAGGTCCGCAGCAAGCTTTGCGTCGATTATCTGGCGGAATGTGAGCGCTTTCTCTTTCAGAATCTCAATGGCCATCTGAAAGGAACGAACAGAAGTACATGATGATCCGGATGGGGCAGAAACAACAAAAGTACAACATCACACACCAAGTGCATCGCTGACGCAAATGAAGCAGGGTAGCTGAGACTGCAGTGCCACGAGAGACAGCGCAAAATGGGAAAGTTGTGTGATCCGCAAATACTGTCCAACCCAGCGGCAAGGTGCTGCGTTACAAGCGACCCATAAAGCAGGCAGTGGCTCCGTAACGGAACTCTGACTCGCTACGTCGTTCCTCATGAACTGGCACGAAGATGCGAAGGGGTCTCACCTTGAAAAGAAGCGGAGCGGGGACGGCGCCAGAAGATTCGACGGAAACTGCAGTGGAACAGACAACGCATGCCCGCGTGAGGTGCAGCCTTGCCCTGCAGAAGCTGTGCAGCTGCTCCGGAAATTCTACACATGTTTTTCTTATCTTACAAATGAAGCGGTCTTTAATTTTCCGTAGTTCAACTTTATTCGGGAACCGCTCAATGCAAGCGCGGCATGTCGTACAGTTGCGGGGATACCGAGCGTAGGCCTCGCCAGCTGAGAGGGCACATAACATAGTCCAGGATGAGCGTGCGAACGAAGGTGAATAATCGCATTCGTCAAGCCTTTGAGCCGTTTTAGCCTCCATTATCAATAAGAAAAACTGCCAGCAATACGCTAGCTTCATTCGTATGAGTCCAGCAACGTGTGCGAGGTTCGAAGGTAAAGTTGAAGTACGTGTATGGTCGGAAAAGAGATAGGTATGCGACAGTAGGGGAAGGGATGCGAAGGCAATCAATACAAAGTGCACCAGAAATccaagagaagaaggcgctgtGGTGGAACGCAAGTCGCTTACTTGTGTCCTCAATATCAAAGACGCCCATAGGGCACAGACTGCACAATTCTGTAGCCTCCTCTCCCTGAATTGGTTCTTTAAAGACTGCAGGGAGACACACGTAGacaaggcgacggcgtcgtAGAAATGCAATGGTAACGTCAGCCGTGCAAGTTGCGCTCCAGGTCTGATTCGGCTGACtgcccgcgctgctgcaaaGTGAAAGAAACCTACGTACCGATTTCTGGTTCAAGGCGGTACACGGCAGTGCATACGGGCGACCACTTCGCGTGAGTCTTCCCCACACCCTTTTCCAAATACGCCTTCAATTCGATTTCCTGGGCACAAGGCATCATCGGGGAAAGCAGGCCCAGCATGAACGAAAAGTGGAGCTGAGCGCATATCCCTCGAACGCTTTCTCCGAAAGTGGCTGTTCATCATTTAATCCATTCACCCTATACTCCAGGCACCCATTTCTCGTCTAGATGCgtgctgcttctcttctcagTATCCTCCTCTACATGCCTGAaacgccgcttcctcgctgcaATGTTTGACTGTGGATCTTGCTTCCTGCCCCCCCTTCTCGCtgtttccgccgcctccggaggAACGCAGCTGGCTGGAACCAGGAATCCTGCGTGCAGCGACCATTCTGCAACGCTCCTGCATTCACTTCTTAGCAATTTATACCTGTCCTGGCCGGAGTTTTGTGATCAGGATATCGGGATGCACCGCACGGGGAGGACTCGCCGCAAAGGCTTCTTTCTGACTGGGGGACATCGGCTCCCATTTTATGTCTTTAGCGTACACTGAGGAAGAAATCAGAGCACGAGCATAGTGGCACGCCGCGAGGTGACGGTATGTTCTACTCGCGAATCAACCGAAACATCACACATTCCACAAAGGAGCAGACGTATGAATTCGATTTGGACTCGAAACGGACACGGTTGATACCAGCACAATAAGGGAGTGTGCCTCACAGCTCTGTGCCACGGTTAAACGATGAATAAGCGGCTTTCGATCACGCCAGGCGGCATGGAAGAATTTTGAACAAGCATCTTCCGTGTGCTCTTCCACCGGAAGACTAACCACCCAGTCCCCTACGTGCTTCACATATTTGTAACGCAGAAACAGCAATGTTTAGGTGGTTACCTGGTAAACTTGTCTGATGAGGGCCCAGACTCTGTTCCGTGCATTTGACGTGCAGAGAAACGCGGAGGGCGTTTTCGTCTGTAAAGTCCTGATTGGGTTGTCGGTAATTGAGCGCTGTTGGGTCCACGACGAAGGGAATCAGACCCAGCCTATGGGCGAGAACTTCGTCCTGTACAACCCCTGTGTTCTGCCATATCTGAGCAATAGTGAAACAGGAAAGGATACGACGCATCTGCCATTACAGGCACCTCTCGTCTCGAACTGCGACAAGTTCTTCTAAGAACCAACAAGTCTGAAGTGTGACGCATCCGGCGCCGAAATTTCAACAAAGGACATACTTGAACGGTCTCAATGGCAACTGTAGGGACCTCGCTAATGAGGATTCGACGCAGTGCGTTTGGAATGGCCACGTCTACTCCCTTGAgttcgaagacgacgcgctcTGGAGACGCGGACAGGAACTTAATCGACGTCTTCTCACTGAACTTCTCGATGGAAAAGACATCATCTACGCAGGACGAGCTCAGGAAAGCGCCTGCGTAGCCCCCGCTGCTGGTGTGCCGAGggccctccgccgcacaAACAAGTCGGTTGCTGTTCAACACGATAGAGGCGGGTGATCGCCCCTTGGACGCCGGAGGAGACATTTAGAAATCGAGGGGAGCAGAAACAGAAGTAATAAAAGGCGCGCAACTGTCCCTCAGAACCTCGCTTGAATTGACGTTGCTCCGGCAAGGCTGATGATGGTCATCGGAGGCAAAAATAGAGAAAGTTGCATCATGTGAttctcgcctttctcgcgAACCTTACGTAGACGCAATGCAAAGGCGCTCTTGCAGACAAAAAGAATATGAAACGAAATCAAGAGTGAGGACCGCCTTCTCGGTAGCGAACAGAACCGTTggtaaaaaaaaaaaaaaaaccgaTTCAATCAAAAAGTCGCGCCGTTACCAACTTTCTGCAAGAGCCCGTATCGTCAGCTTTGCCAGAGTCCCTGTGCATGCCAGCTGTCGAGCTCACTGGGGTAAAAGAAAGAGAGATACGCTCGAACGTAGCAACAGAGTCCAATCATACAAAAAAAAACGACGACAGCATATATTTCGAGGTCTTGACTTAGACACAAGCATGAAAGATGGCGGAAAAGCTGGCATCttcagctgcgtctgcgggtcATACCCCCACAGAGAGTTGCCATAAATGGGGTGCATGCAACGCTTTTTCGTGAAGGCACGTCCAGCGCAATAGAGGCATTACCACGCGAGCGTCGGCGACGGCACTCGgatgcgcgcatgcgcgagcaGCCAGTACGGGAGacgtcctcgcctcctccgtttCATGTTCTTGCGACTTTGTGTACGCACCGCGCAGGGGTTTCTGGCGAGCGTGTAGCACCTGGTTCAGCCGATTTTTACCTCTCGTCACAATTTTGCCGATTTCTGGCATTTTCTGGATCAGGCGCCCACACTCCATTAGCCCCCGTATTCGCAGTAAGGCATATGCCATCACCGACCTTTATTCAATTTGTGGGGGCCGCTTTCCTGTTGGGGGGACGCATGTCGTATTCGTCTGTACGAAATAAAGACCCATTCGATGATGGTACTCGGGCCTCTGACCATTTTTCGCGCCGTTATCGTTATGCGGTTTTGCAGCAAGGTCCTTGTAGGACATGTGGCGTGTGATCGGTTGTGACACGTTCCCCCCGTGCCGCGAAGTATTGCATATTATCCCGTGAAGATCGCCTTTGCCTCCATGCGTGAGCTGGGGTCGTTCGGTGTAGTGGTATCTTTTTTTGCGAGTGGTGGAGCCACCGGCGGGTATATTTCTCGCCTCAGCAAGCAATTCAGACGCCGGCTGGTGCTAGTTTCCTGGGTATGCCCCCTTGCTTTAAGCGTGCCCACGTCTGCGGAGTTCTGTTGTGGCGTGGTATGTTGATGACGTCCCGACCACCAACGCAAAAGAAGAGCTCGCCTCCTGTTTCTGTGTTTTCTTCAGATGGCGCCGGTCTCGACTGTGAAGAGATCCATCGTGAAGAAGCGCACGAAGAGCTTCCCCCGCTTCCAGTCCGATCGCTACAAGCGTTTGAGTGTAAGTCTGTTCCAGGCATCGCTATAGCCCTCTGGTGTATGCATCTTGTCATAAGAGAAGACACTGTATTAGCATGTTTTTCTTGTTTGATGTGTGCAGTCATCATGGAGGAAGCCCAAGGGTATTGATTGCCGTGTGCGCCGCAAGTTCAAGGGCACGAACACCATGCCCAACATCGGTTATGGTTCAAACAAGAAGACACGTCACATGTTGCCCAACGGCTTCTTCAAGTTccttgtctcctctcccAAGGATATCGAGTTGCTCTTGATGCACAACACCAAGTTCGCAGCAGAGATTGCCCACAACATCTCTTCACGGAAGCGTCGTGAAATCCTGGAGCGGGCTGACCAACTCAATGTCCTGGTACTGAACAGACACGCACGTCTCGACACGGCGGAAGATGAGTGAAGTAGCTCACTTGGCTTGATGCCACCACGTTTGATTTCGGTAGAAAATGGGTTCGCACCACTGATCGCCAtgatgtgtgtgtgttcgtGATCTGCTGGAACTCAAACTTGAAAGGAACCTTTGCGTCCCGTG
This DNA window, taken from Besnoitia besnoiti strain Bb-Ger1 chromosome III, whole genome shotgun sequence, encodes the following:
- a CDS encoding UDP-galactose transporter subfamily protein (encoded by transcript BESB_050410) codes for the protein MTGTGGGEERPSPKFMGKIPMKWVALFLLVLQTVAAVLILRVSRLPTESNGTRSPQYLNTTAVTMAELIKLVSGVFLVWWEHRWSITGTASTLNAAICHSPVAMLQVGVPAVLYTIQNNLIFVALSNLSGAVYQVTYQLKILTTAVLSVFILHKRLPLVKWAALFILTGGVALISLPSGGSSSASGLAGAGNPVVGLIAVFSACLTSGFAGVYFEKILKQSRVSIWVRNIQLALYGTALAVLGAYWHDGDRIRNGGFFQGYTGFAWGAVLLQALGGLIVAAVLKYADNILKCFGNSLSIVLACLLSWWLIGDFVPSFLFSTGTALVLIATLLYSAEPAVLAGIWPRLEINPRSPGAKVGEARFTHIPTTDKDEATELSPRTATPGSICGEPRHSKRC
- a CDS encoding ribosomal protein RPL32 (encoded by transcript BESB_050430), whose protein sequence is MAPVSTVKRSIVKKRTKSFPRFQSDRYKRLSSSWRKPKGIDCRVRRKFKGTNTMPNIGYGSNKKTRHMLPNGFFKFLVSSPKDIELLLMHNTKFAAEIAHNISSRKRREILERADQLNVLVLNRHARLDTAEDE
- a CDS encoding DNA-directed RNA polymerase I RPAC1 (encoded by transcript BESB_050420) codes for the protein MSPPASKGRSPASIVLNSNRLVCAAEGPRHTSSGGYAGAFLSSSCVDDVFSIEKFSEKTSIKFLSASPERVVFELKGVDVAIPNALRRILISEVPTVAIETVQIWQNTGVVQDEVLAHRLGLIPFVVDPTALNYRQPNQDFTDENALRVSLHVKCTEQSLGPHQTSLPVYAKDIKWEPMSPSQKEAFAASPPRAVHPDILITKLRPGQEIELKAYLEKGVGKTHAKWSPVCTAVYRLEPEIVFKEPIQGEEATELCSLCPMGVFDIEDTTGEAYARYPRNCTTCRACIERFPNKVELRKIKDRFIFSVESSGAVPAPLLFKMAIEILKEKALTFRQIIDAKLAADL